In one window of Lepidochelys kempii isolate rLepKem1 chromosome 27, rLepKem1.hap2, whole genome shotgun sequence DNA:
- the NKIRAS2 gene encoding NF-kappa-B inhibitor-interacting Ras-like protein 2 has product MGKSCKVVVCGQASVGKTSILEQVLYGNHVVGSEMIETQEDIYVGSIETDRGVREQVRFYDTRGLREGVELPKHCFSCTDGYVLVYGIDSKESFRRVELLKKEIDKCKDKKEVTIVVLGNKCDLPEQRRVDHDAAQHWAKGEKVKLWEVSVADRRTLIEPFTYLASKMTQPQSKSAFPLSRKNKGSGSMDG; this is encoded by the exons ATGGGGAAGAGCTGCAAGGTGGTGGTTTGCGGCCAAGCCTCAGTCGGGAAAACGTCGATCTTGGAGCAGGTCCTCTATGGGAACCATGTGGTTG GTTCCGAGATGATAGAAACCCAGGAGGACATCTACGTGGGCTCGATCGAGACGGACCGAGGGGTGCGGGAGCAGGTGCGGTTCTACGACACCCGGGGCCTGCGGGAGGGCGTGGAGCTCCCCAAACACTGTTTCTCCTGCACGGACGGCTACGTGCTGGTGTACGGCATCGACAGCAAGGAGTCCTTCCGGAGGGTGGAGCTGCTCAAGAAGGAAATCGACAAGTGCAAGGATAAGAAGGAG GTCACCATTGTGGTTCTAGGCAACAAGTGCGACCTGCCGGAGCAGCGGCGCGTGGACCATGACGCGGCCCAGCACTGGGCCAAGGGCGAGAAGGTGAAGCTGTGGGAGGTGTCTGTGGCCGACCGCCGGACGCTGATCGAGCCTTTCACCTACCTGGCCAGCAAGATGACGCAGCCGCAGAGCAAGTCCGCCTTCCCGCTGAGCCGCAAGAACAAGGGCAGCGGTTCCATGGACGGCTGA